From the Periophthalmus magnuspinnatus isolate fPerMag1 chromosome 1, fPerMag1.2.pri, whole genome shotgun sequence genome, one window contains:
- the dnajb1b gene encoding dnaJ homolog subfamily B member 1b: protein MGKDYYDVLGIKKGASEDEIKKAYRKQALKYHPDKNKSPGAEDKFKEIAEAYDVLSDPKKKDIYDRFGEEGLKGGGPTGGSGGPGTFSYTFQGDPHAIFAEFFGGRNPFEQFFGARNGGMDEDMDTDDPFSRFGMGGMGGMGGGGMGGFPRSFSSGMGGHTSVVKKHQDPAVVHDLQVTLEDVLSGSTKKMKITRKRLNPDGRSVRKEDKILEVQIKKGWKEGTKITFPKEGDETPTNIPADIVFVLKDKPHRLFKRDGSDIIYTAKVSLRDALCGCTVSAPTLDGRTIPVTSTDIVHPGMKRRINGEGLPYPKRPERRGDLIVEYEVKFPERLSQGARDTIAQVLPRS from the exons ATGGGGAAAGACTACTACGACGTTTTGGGGATTAAGAAGGGGGCATCAGAAGACGAGATAAAGAAAGCATATCGCAAACAAGCGCTTAAATACCACCCAGACAAAAACAAGTcaccaggagcagaggacaaattCAAAGAAATAGCCGAAGCTTATGATGTTTTGAGCGATCCTAAGAAAAAAGACATCTACGACCGTTTTGGTGAAGAAG GTCTCAAGGGTGGTGGACCCACGGGTGGCAGTGGAGGTCCAGGCACCTTCAGCTATACTTTCCAGGGAGATCCTCATGCTATCTTTGCAGAGTTCTTTGGTGGGCGTAACCCATTTGAACAGTTCTTTGGTGCTCGAAATGGTGGCATGGATGAGGACATGGACACTGATGACCCGTTTAGCCGATTTGGGATGGGGGGGATGGGTGGGATGGGGGGTGGGGGAATGGGGGGCTTCCCTCGCTCCTTCAGCAGTGGCATGGGCGGCCATACTAGTGTTGTGAAGAAACATCAGGACCCCGCTGTGGTCCATGACCTACAGGTCACTCTAGAGGACGTGTTGTCTGGTTctacaaagaaaatgaaaatcacAAGAAAAAGACTGAATCCTGACGGCCGATCAGTGAGGAAGGAAGACAAAATCCTGGAGGTGCAGATCAAGAAAGGGTGGAAAGAAGGCACCAAAATCACATTTCCCAAAGAAGGAGATGAGACTCCAACCAACATTCCAGCAGACATAGTGTTTGTGTTAAAGGACAAGCCTCACCGTCTGTTCAAACGGGACGGCTCAGACATTATCTACACAGCCAAAGTCTCACTCCGAGAT GCTCTCTGCGGTTGCACAGTCAGCGCCCCCACGCTTGATGGCAGAACAATCCCAGTAACAAGCACTGACATTGTCCATCCCGGGATGAAGCGGCGCATTAACGGTGAGGGTCTGCCTTATCCCAAACGGCCGGAGCGCAGAGGAGACCTTATTGTGGAGTATGAGGTGAAGTTTCCTGAAAGGCTCAGTCAGGGCGCCCGGGACACCATTGCACAGGTGCTCCCCCGCTCCTAA